TTACTTGTTAGAAGTCGCTCCGCGATCACTCTGGAAAGGTAGCTCTCGCCACCAAGAAAGTGATCCTTCAAAATGCAAGACATAATACCGTCTCTCAACGTGTATTATGTACAGGATCTGAAGTACGCTAGAATGTTCGTCCCGAATATCCTGAACGCGCTCGGTATCTGGCCGTCACTCGGCAAACGAAAATCCATTTGTAAGAGGCTCGTCGACTACTTGCTCATTTTCTTATCGTACAGTCTGATATTCGCCTCACTAATACCCAGTAGTCTCTTCTGGGTGTTCAAGGGGACTATTCGCACTCGCGTGCGAATGTTTCTGCCTCTCGCATACACGATCGCGGCCGTCAGCAAATACGGCATTCTGATACTCGGTCAGGATCGGATTAGACACTGTGTGAAATACATCGAAGAAGATTGGAAGAACGTCGCCAACGTTGACGCGCGGAACATGATGCGTGAGTCCGCGAGAGTCGGTAGACGTCTCGTTGCGATTTCCATATCGTTCTACTGCAGCAGCATAATGTCGGTTCGTTTGATCCCGTTGCTTTACTTGGGAAAGATTGTCGATCAGTACAACGTTACCATCAGATTGCTGCCCACTCCGGCTTACTTGTTCTCGCTGGACGTACAAGCCACCCCCGTTTATGAGATAATGTACTCGTTGCAAGGAGCGTACGGTATCGTCACCGCATCAATCTCCACAGGTGGAATCGGACTTATCACCATCTTCGTGATGCACGCTTGCGGTCAGCTAAAGATCTTAATGAACTTGATGAGTGAGTTCAGTGAAGATCTGCAGCAGAAGGAAGTGGATAAGAAACTAGCCAATATAGTGGAGCATCAGATCAGAATACGCAAGTGAGTCGGCATAAGCCTCACTCTATTCAGTTTGTCAATCTCCAGTGATTGATCTGCTTGATGATTTCAAGTTACCGAAAATTATCACCGTTTGTTTTATTGACGTTATTACGTTTCAGTTTTTTGCAATTAGTGGATCATGCACTGTGTCAAATTAGTTTCTTGGAAATATCGATAGCTTCATTAATCATGTCCATTCAgagttattgtatattaacGGTTAGTAattccaattttattttcatttcgataactctaatacaaaaattacagaaGAATAACAATAGAGAagataaagtaattttttatatatctaattattCCTGATTCTATTTATGATAAGTAGTAACAATTTATATGGTAGAGAAAGTATTTAATCATATTGTACATTTAAGTTGTGTCATGAGAAAATATCAATATgccttattatattacaatcgAATACATTTTTACAGGAATTCGAAAATAGTAATTCTATGGTAATAATCTTTTTCACTATTTCATATTGTACTGCAACAATaagtgtatttatattttgttacgtAGGCAATCAACTTATTCTGcaggtttttatttatacatttttatttattagacttttaaattttcatatatgtCACTTGTAGTACATTGTTGTATACATGCGATAACAGGCGGAGAAGGTAGCGCTTATGTCCTACGAACTTGAATGGTATCGGCTTCCAGACAGGAAGGCACGCCAATTACTGTTAGTAATGATCATGTCTAACAAACCGATGACGATCACCGCTGGAAATTTCTTGGATCTGTCATTAAAGACGTTTTGCGACGTAAGTTActcaatttcaaaatatatgaaaaggatagataaaattataaatagaagTTTGATCTTGTCATAACTATTCATTGTTGGCAGATTGTTTTAACGATGATATTCCTCATTCAAAATGTTTCaatatggaaaaatatatttgaaatataatttttagattatGAAAACAAGTTTCGCTTATCTTAATATGCTTCGAAATACAATTGGCTAAGACTTGTTGCATTGATTGATGAAGCTTATGACTTAAGCCACATATCATATCAGTATTACATGTgctgtattatatatatgcgtaatagaaatatttgatGATGTACAGGATGTCCGGTAAGGAAGATTCCGACTGTCGAAATAATAGAGCATGTTGAGTTAAGTATACAAGTCCTACAAACTCGACGGAAAATTAAAggatataaagtaaaaataattgtcaaaTGAGAGCGCATCGAGATGGGATACTTTAGTTACGGTagcgatatattaaaaaatagtagAAAAGTCAATTGTGCATTGTCTTCCTTTACGGGTGTTAATTACTCATTACAAGGTAACAAGTACCATTGGTCTGTCCAAAGTATTTCGCCTCGTGCGTGTGAGACATACCCTCTGTTTTGaatctttcttatttaatatctcaaaatgtCACGTGATTGTTTGAAGAACGATAGAGAACTCAACTCAACTCGCTCTATGACCACAGTTTTTTTAGCATTACCGAATTATCTATTATCGAACACCCTGTCTATTCACATAATTTATGTACTTCGTCGTTACATCTTAGTTCAATATACTGACAACAGTATTACACGCCTTTACAACATCACATATATGATTTTCCAaaagattgttttacgttCTGCCTGTGAGATTTGTTTCAATCTGTCGGTCTATAATTCTTTATCTCTCAGAGAGTCAACtaaagtacatgtttgaaaTGACATGCAATGCGCAACAATCACTTCAAAGTTACCTCTTGCTACTTTACTGATGCGAAGTGCTATCGTTCAGACGCATACGTGCTTGACAAGTATTGCAGGCGTACAACGGTCGACTTCAACTCTCGATGGCGATGAGTAGCAATCGAGCTTCCGGCTCGTGGTTTAACGCGTAATATTATTGGTACTGAAGATATAGTCATCGAGAAAGCTTGCACAAAccattttttttgtaattaacatataaaataatttatatataacctctaaattatttaagatcCAAGTACttatatctcttttagtgttaaaCGTGCTAATTTTTCCTAATCTAATCTGATGTTACATGAAGACGAAGCTTCTCAACAATCTGATAATATCATCTCCAACCCTTGTGCTATCTTTACCTACGTGGACAGTGCGTGCATATAAGCGACTCCACATTTAGTTATTGGAAGATTTTGTTTCCGGAGAACTTTTAGATGGTTTTGCACATGAATGCGCAGTATTCCAACATGACGAGCTATTCCGCGAAATGTAAATCGGGACTATTATCTGTTAGTCAATGAATCCCACGTAGTTTCAACGCAGGAAGAAACAAAGTTAAATGCAGTTTTTCTCTCGATGAACTTTTATGACAGATGGAAAACGCAATGCTGAAAGCTGGAGGAAATCGGTCTCGACTTCGCAGTCGCGCTTGCAAATTTCATTACATTCGATTTTTCTACTTCCCGTAACTCTGAGTCCTTGCTGCACGCAAGCGTGGCAAGAGTTTACTTCTGACATCATCCATTTCTCCAACGATCAGTCGTGGTTCAGCTTTCACCCACTACTCGCTAGTAGAACGCTCCGCGATCAATCTCGAGGGCAAGTTCTCGTCGAGTGATCCTCGAAAATGCAGAAGGTACAGCCTCCTAACGAGTACTATCTGCAGGACCTCAAGTACGCGAGTACGTTCCTTCCGAATATCTTGAACGCGCTCGGTATCTGGCTGTCACTCGGCAAACGGAAATCCATTTGTAAAAGGCTCGTCGacttcttcttcattttcctATCGTTTGGCCTGATATTCGCCGTCCTAATACCCGGTAGCCTCTTCTGGGTGTTCAAGGGAAACGCGCGCACTCGTCTGCGGATGTCCACATTTACCATGTATGTGATCGGAACCATCGGCAAATACAGCATTCTGATACTTGGCCAGGATCGGATTAGGCGCTGTTGGAAATACATCGAGGAGGATTGGCGGAATGTCGCCAAGGCGGACGCACGGAACATGATCCTCGAGTGCGCAGGAGTCGGCAGACGTCTCGCTGCGATCTGTGGATGGTTCTATTTCTGCAGCGGACTGGCCGGTCGCTTGCTCCCGTTGTTGTACTGGGGAAAAATTGTTGATCAGAACAATGTCACGGTCAAACTGCTACCCAATCCGGCCTACCTGTTCTCCTTGAATATGCAAGCCACCCCCGTCTATGAGATAATGTACTCGGTGCAAGGAGCGTACGGTCTCGTTACTGTATCAATCACCGCAAGTGCACCCGGTCTTATCATCGTCTTCGTGATGCACGCTTGCGGTCAGTTGAAGATTTTAATGAACTTGATGAGAGAGTTCATTGAAGAACAGCGACAGAAGGAAATGGATAAAAAGCTGGCCAATATAGTGGAGCATCAGATCAAAATACGGAGGTGAGTCGGCATAAGCTTCATTCTATTCATTTTGTTCTGCAGAATATGTTAAATGACCTCTAATGATTGATCTGATGATTTCACGCTATCGATAATTACATTTCAGTTTTTTGGAATTGGTGGAGCATGCAATGCATCAAATAAGTTTCATAGAAATATCGgcatgtattgggtcgtccggaaagttcgtgccgatttttaatagatggcgttggaacatgtctgaatatatcaatgttattgaaaacatacgatttatatacatatgcttaaaggtgacatttcaacgcatctttaggaaaaaagttgtttcagataaattgattcgtgtcagttttgtactcttttgaagatggaagaaaacaaagaatattttagacacttgatgcttttctattaccggaaaggcaaaaatgcctcacaagtaACAAATTCGGTATgatctgtttacggagaaggcgctttagctgaaagaaccgtacgtaagtggttcgctaagtttagagctggtgattttaaccttaaagaccaagaacgctcgggcagaccctctactactgatgatgaccaaattaagacactgatcgagaataacccgcgctacacgacacgtgaattagcagagatactgaaaatatcgaaaaccactgtccacgagcTTGGTTatgtaagtcgctatgatatATGGGTTctgcataatttggccgaaaaaaatttaatggatcgcatttccatctgcgactcgctgtacaagcgcaacgaaaacgtaccatttttgaagcaattagtgacgggtgacgaaaaatggatcatttacaacaatgtagaacgaaaaagaccctggggtaagcgaaatgaaccagcattaaccactccgaaagctggccttcatccaaaaaaagtcatgctctgtgtctggtgggattggaaaggaatcctatattatgagctcctaccacacaaccaaacgataaatgcagataagtactgctcgcaactggacgaattaaagacagcgattcaggaaaaacgtccagaattagctaataggaagggcgtcgtgttccatcaggacaatgccagacctcatgtttctttgactacccgacaaaaattgttggagtttggctgggatgtgctacctcacccaccgtattcaccagacattgcaccttcagactttcacttatttaggtctttgcaaaattctcttagcggcaagaacttcaactctttgatcgacataaaaaaccaccttgaggagtttttcgccgagaaacctaagaagttctgggagaatgaaatcttccagttgcgtgaaagatggacaaaggttgtgaaacaaaacggtgcatacataagtcaataaatatttatcgacataaaaaaatgttgcctttgaattttccttcaaaatcggcacgaactttccggacgacccaatacattaGCTATATGTATTCAgggttattttatgataatggtaattccaattttattttaatttcggtaacatgcgtaataaaaaaatgaggaAAACAGATAGAGAGATAAGAAGGTTGATCAAGTAATATCTTTATGATTCTAATTTACGataattgttaaaaagttacatGCTTcttggaaaatttaattaaccgcAATTTGCATTTGAGTTTTGTCATAGGAGAGTAACagtatgtattatttattatatgaaaatgtattacatttttacaggAATGGAATAATAGTAATTCTATGGTAATGATTCCTTACACTATTGTATGTAGTTCTGCAATAATAAGTATGTTTATAGTTTGTTACACAGGCAATCAACTTATCCTGCAGGTACAGTTTTGGATATATTACTCTCTTCAATTTTGGTACATGTTGTTTGTAGCACATTATTGCATCCACGCGATAACAGGCGAAGACAGCGCTTATGACTTGCGAACTTGAGTGGTATCGTCTTTCAGACCTAAAGGCACGCCAAATGGTGCTGCTAATGATCATGTCTAACAAACCGATCAAGATCACCGCTGGAAAGGTCTTGGATCTCTCATTAAAAACATTTGGTAACGTAAGATattgaatttgcaataaatataatgaagaTAGTATTATAAGTGGAATCCTGatcatttatcataattattcattagGAAATTGTTTTACCAATGATAATGCCCTGTTGCAATAAAAAACgttttaatgtataatatggaaaattatatatgaaatattatgttttttaGATTATAAAAGCCTCCTTGGCGTATCTTAATATGCTTCGGAATGTAATTGGCTAAGTCTTTCTGTTCTGTTCAATGAAGTTTATGAAATCTACGCCACACATATTAGTAACACCTTGTACTGTAtacataacaaaaatatttaaaatacagatAGTTGTCGCTATATATTCGGACACTTTACATGCTCGTCGTTACATTATTAcatctaattttattactagCAGGTAATGAGCAGTATTCATGTGCTCCTTATAACATGAAAGATAGAATTTTCCAAACGTTGTTTCACGCTCAGTCTATAAGATTCATTGCAACCTCTTAGTCTATAACTTTTCGTTTCTCAGAAAGTCAACTCTCGCACTAAAGTTTGAAGTGATAGACTTCAAAATTACttctcgatatttttctaCTTGCTTACACTGATACGGCGTATTAACGTTCAGACACGTACACGCACTGCGAGTTTTGCATGCGTGCAATTGTGGATTTCAACCCTCCATAACGATGAGTAGCAATTTTAGATCGTTAAAACTGCCGTAACGTATTTTAATCTGCTTCGGAAGGTTATGAAATAAGCAATTATACGACGCGCTATATCTAATTGAGACATTTGACTTATTTTTgactattaaatatttcattatttatatatatatatatatatatatatatatatagacttgtagcgatacaaatattaatttcgttatGTAGAAGTAAAACTGtcgaaattacataaaatagctcctttttttcttaaaatatttatcctGGAAGAAACTGAAATTCGAttcgataattatttcattaataacattatacaAGATTCGCAGTAATTATTACGATATGCCTTAttcaaggaagaaagagatagattGTCTACGTCTCgcattttgtaattaaaaggAAAATTGTAAGGAAATTGCAAGGAAAAGTCATCGAAAAGATCTACCATTTTATCATCAGAACTCCATTTCAACCATTAAATGATCAATACACCGCAACTTTTCTGAAACTAGTAGCGCGGAGTTATTTTTTGTGAAGTCTTTTATAGTTACGTTTCTGTGTCAGTATTACGAaatgtgaaattatttttatatttatatagtattttatttctttattatcttatttaccttatttatttatttatatattattattacttcacaATTACGAACTcgtaatttgcaattaaacaCTATCATTTAAGCATAACAGGATTTCttaactataataaatttaacgataataaattgcaaagttTTACTTACATTATTGTCGTTAACATACAGTAACATACATAGCGTATGCAGTTCAAAttgacattaatttttttcagatcATAACTTCAAACTTTAGTTTGAAGTCGTACAGTGTCACATTGTGTATTATACAAAGCATTATCGCCGTTTGCTCGTCAACGTATTAAAAACTTGTGCAGCAGTTGAACACGCCAAGCAATGCGCAAACCGTTTCACGTGCCCTGTTATTACACGGGAGTAGTTTCGTGCATATAAATACATTGTATGTTCTTATtatagagaaagaggaaacatCTGTCATCAAACATATCATGTTCGTGCTTCTAGTCCTATCCATCTGTCGTCCCGAAATGCGAAACTGCTCATAACGGTTATCCTGTGAAACTAATTACAAAACTCACGTCAAAAATGATCCGGATGAGCAGCCACGCATAAGCCATTCAAATTCAATGAATGCAACAAAGTTGATCGAGTACTTCCTGTTAAAGCACCAATTTTCCACTTTCATCAGTAACAacgcattaaaatttaatttctcgcACGTAacttctatatattttattatttcactaatGCTAGATTCtcaatttaagaatttaatttacttgaTATCTGATATCAAAATCAGATATAAATCGCTGTTCGCGTAGTTAGCAATTTACGCACTGCTACTGCTTCAGCATGACAGTTCTATGTCCTGACACAAGGTGGCTAGTAGCCTCTTCATTACACGAATCGATTCCACCGTGTAATTATCTTCAATCAACAAAAAATCGCGCAGCTCTTTCTGCTAAACTTCAAACTACAAGCAAACTACGACCGAATCACCGAAAGTGATTCACCCACGCAGACGCGAGAACATGCATACAATACAGGCAAGTTTCGTCGCGGTTTCGTACGTCAGTTGTGATCACGCAACCACCTGGTGAACAAGTATCTCCTGCACAAGATCCGAATTGCTTCTAGCACTGATCTGATGACTACTATGTACGAGCGCGCGGATCTGTGTAACTCCAATTATGAGAATGACATACGATACACCGTGCAAGTGCACAGATTGATTCTGAGCTTGATCGGAGTGTGGCCGATTCTGAAAAAATCTAGATATCGACAGACACTCGTCAAAGGAGTCATCAAGATCGTGTGTTGCTTCCTACTCTCCTTCAATCTGATACCGTGGGCGTTGTACATGTTTCTGATCGTGGATACGTTGACGGGCAGACTCAAGATGCTCGGTGCGCTCTGCTTCTACAGCATGGTGCCTGCCATGTACTACGCGCTCATGTTACGCGAGGATCGTATCAAGGAATGCGTGAGACACGTGGAGGAAGATTGGCGGAACGTCCGGGACGTGAACGATCGCAGAATCATGCTGGACAATGCGAGAGCCGGCCGCTTCATCCTCATCTATGCTACGTTGTTTCTGTTCACCAGTGGCTTCATTTATCGCCTGATCCAGCCGATCGCTCGCGGCAAAACCGTCATCGGGAACATCACGATTAGGCCACTGGTGCAGAGCAATTATTACATCTTCTTCGATCCACAGCAAAGCCCTGCTTACGAGATCGTGTTCTCGCTACATTTACTGACcggcattattatttatgctgTAATGGCCGCTGTGTGCGGAATCGCCGCGCTGTTCACCATGCACGCATGCGGGCAACTCGAGATGCTGGCCGCATGGTTGGAGAACTTGTCGAATGAGGACCAACGGCCGAGAGATTGTACATCGGCTCAAAAGCTCGCGATGATTATCATGCATCACGTGAGGATACGTAAGTGAGTAATTGAAATGATTATGCATCTTTCATTAAACCATTGTTAATatctctttaatttattatatttagttgcGTGAAAATATCGCATtgcaataaattacataaatttcgtTAAAATGTTTTGTGATGTTatctaaaattgattttacaaatatCCGCTTCTCAGAAATTTTAAACTTAAAGAAactaaatatctttatttcttgAATTAATGAGATTTAATAGTCTaagaatctttttataataaaatatgtttcataaaaatattttattaatttaagaaacgtGGTTTGTTTATATGATATTTGTGTAAGCTAAaacaattgttcaattctAGATTCGT
The Ooceraea biroi isolate clonal line C1 chromosome 12, Obir_v5.4, whole genome shotgun sequence DNA segment above includes these coding regions:
- the LOC105281881 gene encoding odorant receptor 63a isoform X1, with the protein product MQDIIPSLNVYYVQDLKYARMFVPNILNALGIWPSLGKRKSICKRLVDYLLIFLSYSLIFASLIPSSLFWVFKGTIRTRVRMFLPLAYTIAAVSKYGILILGQDRIRHCVKYIEEDWKNVANVDARNMMRESARVGRRLVAISISFYCSSIMSVRLIPLLYLGKIVDQYNVTIRLLPTPAYLFSLDVQATPVYEIMYSLQGAYGIVTASISTGGIGLITIFVMHACGQLKILMNLMSEFSEDLQQKEVDKKLANIVEHQIRIRNFLQLVDHALCQISFLEISIASLIMSIQSYCILTEFENSNSMVIIFFTISYCTATISVFIFCYVGNQLILQAEKVALMSYELEWYRLPDRKARQLLLVMIMSNKPMTITAGNFLDLSLKTFCDIVLTMIFLIQNVSIWKNIFEI
- the LOC105281881 gene encoding uncharacterized protein LOC105281881 isoform X3, translated to MQDIIPSLNVYYVQDLKYARMFVPNILNALGIWPSLGKRKSICKRLVDYLLIFLSYSLIFASLIPSSLFWVFKGTIRTRVRMFLPLAYTIAAVSKYGILILGQDRIRHCVKYIEEDWKNVANVDARNMMRESARVGRRLVAISISFYCSSIMSVRLIPLLYLGKIVDQYNVTIRLLPTPAYLFSLDVQATPVYEIMYSLQGAYGIVTASISTGGIGLITIFVMHACGQLKILMNLMSEFSEDLQQKEVDKKLANIVEHQIRIRNFLQLVDHALCQISFLEISIASLIMSIQSYCILTEFENSNSMAEKVALMSYELEWYRLPDRKARQLLLVMIMSNKPMTITAGNFLDLSLKTFCDIVLTMIFLIQNVSIWKNIFEI
- the LOC105281881 gene encoding odorant receptor 63a isoform X2: MQDIIPSLNVYYVQDLKYARMFVPNILNALGIWPSLGKRKSICKRLVDYLLIFLSYSLIFASLIPSSLFWVFKGTIRTRVRMFLPLAYTIAAVSKYGILILGQDRIRHCVKYIEEDWKNVANVDARNMMRESARVGRRLVAISISFYCSSIMSVRLIPLLYLGKIVDQYNVTIRLLPTPAYLFSLDVQATPVYEIMYSLQGAYGIVTASISTGGIGLITIFVMHACGQLKILMNLMSEFSEDLQQKEVDKKLANIVEHQIRIRNFLQLVDHALCQISFLEISIASLIMSIQSYCILTEFENSNSMVIIFFTISYCTATISVFIFCYVGNQLILQAEKVALMSYELEWYRLPDRKARQLLLVMIMSNKPMTITAGNFLDLSLKTFCDIMKTSFAYLNMLRNTIG
- the LOC105281883 gene encoding odorant receptor 13a-like — protein: MQKVQPPNEYYLQDLKYASTFLPNILNALGIWLSLGKRKSICKRLVDFFFIFLSFGLIFAVLIPGSLFWVFKGNARTRLRMSTFTMYVIGTIGKYSILILGQDRIRRCWKYIEEDWRNVAKADARNMILECAGVGRRLAAICGWFYFCSGLAGRLLPLLYWGKIVDQNNVTVKLLPNPAYLFSLNMQATPVYEIMYSVQGAYGLVTVSITASAPGLIIVFVMHACGQLKILMNLMREFIEEQRQKEMDKKLANIVEHQIKIRSFLELVEHAMHQISFIEISACIGSSGKFVPIFNRWRWNMSEYCITFLQEWNNSNSMVMIPYTIVCSSAIISMFIVCYTGNQLILQAKTALMTCELEWYRLSDLKARQMVLLMIMSNKPIKITAGKVLDLSLKTFGNIIKASLAYLNMLRNVIG
- the LOC105281873 gene encoding odorant receptor 2a; protein product: MTTMYERADLCNSNYENDIRYTVQVHRLILSLIGVWPILKKSRYRQTLVKGVIKIVCCFLLSFNLIPWALYMFLIVDTLTGRLKMLGALCFYSMVPAMYYALMLREDRIKECVRHVEEDWRNVRDVNDRRIMLDNARAGRFILIYATLFLFTSGFIYRLIQPIARGKTVIGNITIRPLVQSNYYIFFDPQQSPAYEIVFSLHLLTGIIIYAVMAAVCGIAALFTMHACGQLEMLAAWLENLSNEDQRPRDCTSAQKLAMIIMHHVRIRKFVDRIQDIIGGMCFIEIIDSTLILCLLGYYVITGWERNDALSSLTYFIMLISFTFNIFILCYIGDALSTQGSKVHTTSCTIDWYCLSNKEARYLILIIATASHPTKLTPGKVMDLSFSSFGTIVRTAMTYLNLLRTVTL